One window from the genome of Oryza glaberrima chromosome 3, OglaRS2, whole genome shotgun sequence encodes:
- the LOC127765326 gene encoding uncharacterized protein LOC127765326 isoform X2 — protein MASNAGKKLIQIDVSSDTVCPWCFVGKKNLEKAMEQNKDKFDFEVRWHPFFLNPNAPKEGIKKSDYYRMKFGPIQFEHATARMTEIFRGLGMEYDMSGLTGNTMDSHRLITLAGHQGYDKQSALVEELFQSYFCHGKFIGDRQVLLDAARKVGIEGAEELLQDSNKGVDEVKEELNKYSSGISGVPHFVINGKFQLSGGQPPNAFTRAFDVAAKDGAQ, from the exons ATGGCTTCAAACGCTGGCAAGAAGCTCATTCAGATCGATGTGAGCTCTGATACGGTGTGCCCATGGTGCTTTGTCGGGAAAAAGAACCTCGAGAAAGCTATGGAGCAAAACAAGGACAAGTTTGATTTCGAG GTCCGCTGGCATCCATTCTTTTTAAATCCGAATGCACCTAAGGAAGGCATCAAGAAATCTGATTACTACCGGATGAAGTTTGGCCCTATTCAGTTTGAGCATGCAACTGCTCGTATGACAGAG ATATTTAGAGGACTTGGGATGGAATATGACATGTCTGGGTTGAC TGGAAATACAATGGACAGCCATAGGCTCATAACTCTTGCTGGGCACCAAGGTTATGACAAACAAAGTGCTCTTGTTGAAGAATTATTCCAAAGTTACTTTTGCCATGGAAAGTTTATTGGTGATCG GCAAGTTCTGCTGGATGCTGCAAGAAAGGTGGGCATAGAAGGAGCAGAAGAACTTCTTCAAGATTCTAACAAAGGAGTCGATGAG GTCAAGGAAGAACTCAACAAATATTCCTCTGGAATTTCTGGTGTTCCTCACTTTGTG ATAAATGGGAAATTTCAGCTCAGCGGCGGCCAGCCACCAAATGCATTCACAAGGGCTTTTGATGTTGCTGCAAAAGATGGGGCTCAATGA
- the LOC127765326 gene encoding uncharacterized protein LOC127765326 isoform X1 produces MNQIKSNPQIKVYQNSVAEVSLPSSSWSRLLAQAASPPHNWTRIYMASNAGKKLIQIDVSSDTVCPWCFVGKKNLEKAMEQNKDKFDFEVRWHPFFLNPNAPKEGIKKSDYYRMKFGPIQFEHATARMTEIFRGLGMEYDMSGLTGNTMDSHRLITLAGHQGYDKQSALVEELFQSYFCHGKFIGDRQVLLDAARKVGIEGAEELLQDSNKGVDEVKEELNKYSSGISGVPHFVINGKFQLSGGQPPNAFTRAFDVAAKDGAQ; encoded by the exons atgaatcaaatcaaatcaaatccccaaatcaaagtttACCAAAATTCCGTGGCAGAggtctccctcccctcctcttcttggAGTCGTCTCCTCGCGCAAGCCGCATCCCCTCCCCACAACTGGACCAG GATTTACATGGCTTCAAACGCTGGCAAGAAGCTCATTCAGATCGATGTGAGCTCTGATACGGTGTGCCCATGGTGCTTTGTCGGGAAAAAGAACCTCGAGAAAGCTATGGAGCAAAACAAGGACAAGTTTGATTTCGAG GTCCGCTGGCATCCATTCTTTTTAAATCCGAATGCACCTAAGGAAGGCATCAAGAAATCTGATTACTACCGGATGAAGTTTGGCCCTATTCAGTTTGAGCATGCAACTGCTCGTATGACAGAG ATATTTAGAGGACTTGGGATGGAATATGACATGTCTGGGTTGAC TGGAAATACAATGGACAGCCATAGGCTCATAACTCTTGCTGGGCACCAAGGTTATGACAAACAAAGTGCTCTTGTTGAAGAATTATTCCAAAGTTACTTTTGCCATGGAAAGTTTATTGGTGATCG GCAAGTTCTGCTGGATGCTGCAAGAAAGGTGGGCATAGAAGGAGCAGAAGAACTTCTTCAAGATTCTAACAAAGGAGTCGATGAG GTCAAGGAAGAACTCAACAAATATTCCTCTGGAATTTCTGGTGTTCCTCACTTTGTG ATAAATGGGAAATTTCAGCTCAGCGGCGGCCAGCCACCAAATGCATTCACAAGGGCTTTTGATGTTGCTGCAAAAGATGGGGCTCAATGA
- the LOC127765550 gene encoding putative disease resistance protein RGA3 isoform X2 yields MTLRFSMAELRLLTFKVEHLLEELRWEAHHNKALVDGHRNRMMRNMYIPLVLPRSMKRKLKMITGQLNALGAEINGFINHMPLVMQNNIVGRVHEKQEIKQKLFCLDRYKHEGLKVLCVVGIEGVGKTALVQLIFDEVNVKEYFSLCIWVNVSRQFDAMRITKRIIEVATCEPLETQMDHKEEKELQSYLQNILHERRFLLVLDDVCDENTNGWEELRTSLASGASGSTVIVTTRELCVARTLEAPASGIIELGPMSDDEIWSIMRQRMLCGLDDKPELIQVGQSLVQKCHGIPLAAVTLGDLLRKKGTSNEWSSVIEAANEWLALAESDMLTTTAGVASVALQMSYEHLQPDTKRCFAFCALFPEAFEVDGDMLIQLWMANDMVWYDTEGMGAWMLDRLQSRSFLQDVSQPYNGVTIYKMHPLVHGIATSAAGKEIRILHQGHQLTEVMPELHHLSVVGSGLDVDMILPNARGIHTLLSQGEGCRISVSNPDFWKSNSLRALDLHGLLSASVPFSCQDMKHLRYLDLSRSWITSLPEDFFMIYNLQTLRLSDCFYLKQLPENMRFMENLRHIYIDGCFRLENMPSNMGQLQNLQTLTTYIVGNGDGYGIEEIKSMDLGGRLEIYNLKNVRDKSKAEAANLSLKTRMSNMLLCWGMFRDDEVNAYNAEEVMEALRTPMCVQTLKVWRYPGSILPIWWPGQTLANLVKLTIKDCARCKRLPPVQYFPSLEVLHLEGMDSLTLFCDNVSMDNIEVSYYRFFWRLKSLILCDMPSLEKWQEDEVIEVFTIPVLEEMKLINCPKLVTIPNVPMLRCFIVEGQNKQQLYSLAPSSSKSKGPSCRLD; encoded by the coding sequence ATGACACTAAGATTTTCAATGGCTGAGTTGAGGTTACTCACCTTCAAAGTTGAGCATCTACTGGAGGAGTTGAGATGGGAGGCTCATCACAACAAGGCTTTGGTTGACGGGCACAGGAACAGGATGATGCGCAACATGTATATTCCATTAGTTCTTCCTCGAAGCATGAAGAGGAAGCTTAAAATGATCACCGGCCAACTTAATGCACTAGGTGCAGAGATCAATGGCTTCATCAACCACATGCCATTGGTAATGCAAAATAATATTGTGGGAAGGGTGCATGAGAAGCAAGAGATAAAGCAAAAACTATTCTGTCTGGACAGATACAAGCATGAAGGCCTCAAGGTCCTATGTGTAGTTGGCATTGAAGGAGTGGGAAAAACTGCCTTGGTTCAATTAATCTTTGATGAAGTCAATGTGAAGGAATATTTCTCATTGTGCATATGGGTGAATGTATCTCGCCAATTTGATGCAATGAGAATCACAAAACGGATTATTGAGGTTGCAACCTGTGAGCCATTGGAGACACAAATGGATCACAAGGAAGAGAAGGAGTTGCAATCCTACCTCCAGAACATTTTACATGAAAGAAGGTTTTTGCTCGTCTTAGATGATGTTTGTGATGAGAACACCAATGGCTGGGAAGAACTCAGAACCTCACTGGCATCTGGAGCATCAGGGAGCACGGTCATTGTGACGACCCGTGAACTTTGTGTTGCAAGAACCTTAGAAGCACCTGCATCTGGCATCATTGAGCTGGGACCAATGAGTGATGATGAGATATGGTCCATAATGAGGCAGCGAATGTTATGTGGCCTAGATGACAAACCCGAGCTCATCCAGGTTGGTCAATCCCTCGTGCAAAAGTGTCATGGAATTCCTCTAGCTGCTGTAACACTCGGGGATTTGCTGAGAAAGAAGGGAACCTCTAATGAATGGTCTAGTGTCATAGAAGCTGCCAATGAATGGTTGGCTCTTGCAGAAAGCGATATGCTGACCACGACGGCAGGTGTAGCCTCGGTCGCACTTCAGATGAGCTATGAGCACTTGCAACCAGACACCAAGAGGTGCTTTGCATTCTGTGCTTTATTTCCTGAAGCTTTTGAAGTGGATGGTGATATGCTGATCCAGCTGTGGATGGCTAATGATATGGTATGGTACGATACTGAAGGTATGGGGGCTTGGATGTTAGATAGGCTACAGTCAAGATCATTTCTTCAAGATGTCAGTCAACCTTACAATGGAGTAACAATCTATAAGATGCACCCTCTTGTTCATGGCATAGCAACGTCAGCTGCTGGAAAAGAGATCCGAATCCTACATCAAGGCCACCAACTTACAGAAGTGATGCCAGAGCTCCATCACTTGTCAGTGGTTGGTTCAGGGTTAGATGTTGATATGATTCTACCCAATGCACGGGGTATCCACACACTGTTGTCACAAGGAGAAGGATGTCGAATAAGTGTGTCTAATCCTGATTTTTGGAAATCCAACTCCTTGAGAGCGTTAGACCTGCATGGTCTCTTGTCCGCTAGTGTTCCATTTAGTTGCCAAGATATGAAGCATCTCAGGTACCTTGATCTGTCAAGAAGTTGGATAACGTCGCTTCCGGAGGACTTTTTCATGATCTATAACCTGCAAACTCTGAGGCTCTCCGATTGTTTTTACCTAAAGCAACTTCCAGAAAACATGAGGTTTATGGAGAATTTAAGGCACATTTATATCGATGGCTGCTTCCGATTAGAAAACATGCCGTCAAATATGGGACAATTGCAGAACCTTCAAACACTGACAACTTACATAGTGGGCAATGGTGATGGGTATGGAATTGAAGAGATCAAGAGCATGGATCTCGGTGGGCGGCTTGAAATATATAATCTGAAGAACGTGAGGGACAAATCAAAAGCCGAGGCCGCAAATTTATCTCTAAAAACAAGAATGTCCAATATGTTGTTGTGTTGGGGTATGTTTAGGGATGACGAGGTAAATGCATACAATGCTGAGGAAGTGATGGAGGCTCTTAGAACCCCTATGTGTGTACAGACACTCAAGGTTTGGCGATACCCTGGCAGCATACTTCCAATTTGGTGGCCAGGTCAAACTCTTGCTAATCTGGTTAAACTAACCATCAAAGATTGCGCAAGATGTAAGAGGCTTCCTCCTGTGCAGTATTTTCCATCACTTGAGGTCCTACATCTTGAAGGAATGGACAGTCTCACACTTTTTTGCGACAATGTATCGATGGACAACATTGAGGTCAGCTATTATCGATTCTTCTGGAGGTTGAAGAGTCTTATCCTGTGTGATATGCCAAGCTTGGAAAAGTGGCAAGAAGATGAGGTGATAGAAGTATTCACAATTCCAGTGCTTGAAGAAATGAAATTGATCAACTGTCCAAAGTTGGTGACAATTCCAAATGTTCCTATGCTCAGATGTTTTATTGTAGAAGGGCAAAACAAACAACAGTTATATTCTCTGGCACCATCGTCGTCCAAAAGTAAAGGTCCATCGTGCAGGTTAGATTAG
- the LOC127765550 gene encoding putative disease resistance protein RGA3 isoform X1, with protein MASCFRGGFRPEKQRTKATSGGDDDDNDGGGQLTAILNSLVQKASDKFLRGFMGVLTIAREYSTLCESLQMLRQAAESAGRTGQNNKDMTLRFSMAELRLLTFKVEHLLEELRWEAHHNKALVDGHRNRMMRNMYIPLVLPRSMKRKLKMITGQLNALGAEINGFINHMPLVMQNNIVGRVHEKQEIKQKLFCLDRYKHEGLKVLCVVGIEGVGKTALVQLIFDEVNVKEYFSLCIWVNVSRQFDAMRITKRIIEVATCEPLETQMDHKEEKELQSYLQNILHERRFLLVLDDVCDENTNGWEELRTSLASGASGSTVIVTTRELCVARTLEAPASGIIELGPMSDDEIWSIMRQRMLCGLDDKPELIQVGQSLVQKCHGIPLAAVTLGDLLRKKGTSNEWSSVIEAANEWLALAESDMLTTTAGVASVALQMSYEHLQPDTKRCFAFCALFPEAFEVDGDMLIQLWMANDMVWYDTEGMGAWMLDRLQSRSFLQDVSQPYNGVTIYKMHPLVHGIATSAAGKEIRILHQGHQLTEVMPELHHLSVVGSGLDVDMILPNARGIHTLLSQGEGCRISVSNPDFWKSNSLRALDLHGLLSASVPFSCQDMKHLRYLDLSRSWITSLPEDFFMIYNLQTLRLSDCFYLKQLPENMRFMENLRHIYIDGCFRLENMPSNMGQLQNLQTLTTYIVGNGDGYGIEEIKSMDLGGRLEIYNLKNVRDKSKAEAANLSLKTRMSNMLLCWGMFRDDEVNAYNAEEVMEALRTPMCVQTLKVWRYPGSILPIWWPGQTLANLVKLTIKDCARCKRLPPVQYFPSLEVLHLEGMDSLTLFCDNVSMDNIEVSYYRFFWRLKSLILCDMPSLEKWQEDEVIEVFTIPVLEEMKLINCPKLVTIPNVPMLRCFIVEGQNKQQLYSLAPSSSKSKGPSCRLD; from the coding sequence GACAGAACAACAAAGATATGACACTAAGATTTTCAATGGCTGAGTTGAGGTTACTCACCTTCAAAGTTGAGCATCTACTGGAGGAGTTGAGATGGGAGGCTCATCACAACAAGGCTTTGGTTGACGGGCACAGGAACAGGATGATGCGCAACATGTATATTCCATTAGTTCTTCCTCGAAGCATGAAGAGGAAGCTTAAAATGATCACCGGCCAACTTAATGCACTAGGTGCAGAGATCAATGGCTTCATCAACCACATGCCATTGGTAATGCAAAATAATATTGTGGGAAGGGTGCATGAGAAGCAAGAGATAAAGCAAAAACTATTCTGTCTGGACAGATACAAGCATGAAGGCCTCAAGGTCCTATGTGTAGTTGGCATTGAAGGAGTGGGAAAAACTGCCTTGGTTCAATTAATCTTTGATGAAGTCAATGTGAAGGAATATTTCTCATTGTGCATATGGGTGAATGTATCTCGCCAATTTGATGCAATGAGAATCACAAAACGGATTATTGAGGTTGCAACCTGTGAGCCATTGGAGACACAAATGGATCACAAGGAAGAGAAGGAGTTGCAATCCTACCTCCAGAACATTTTACATGAAAGAAGGTTTTTGCTCGTCTTAGATGATGTTTGTGATGAGAACACCAATGGCTGGGAAGAACTCAGAACCTCACTGGCATCTGGAGCATCAGGGAGCACGGTCATTGTGACGACCCGTGAACTTTGTGTTGCAAGAACCTTAGAAGCACCTGCATCTGGCATCATTGAGCTGGGACCAATGAGTGATGATGAGATATGGTCCATAATGAGGCAGCGAATGTTATGTGGCCTAGATGACAAACCCGAGCTCATCCAGGTTGGTCAATCCCTCGTGCAAAAGTGTCATGGAATTCCTCTAGCTGCTGTAACACTCGGGGATTTGCTGAGAAAGAAGGGAACCTCTAATGAATGGTCTAGTGTCATAGAAGCTGCCAATGAATGGTTGGCTCTTGCAGAAAGCGATATGCTGACCACGACGGCAGGTGTAGCCTCGGTCGCACTTCAGATGAGCTATGAGCACTTGCAACCAGACACCAAGAGGTGCTTTGCATTCTGTGCTTTATTTCCTGAAGCTTTTGAAGTGGATGGTGATATGCTGATCCAGCTGTGGATGGCTAATGATATGGTATGGTACGATACTGAAGGTATGGGGGCTTGGATGTTAGATAGGCTACAGTCAAGATCATTTCTTCAAGATGTCAGTCAACCTTACAATGGAGTAACAATCTATAAGATGCACCCTCTTGTTCATGGCATAGCAACGTCAGCTGCTGGAAAAGAGATCCGAATCCTACATCAAGGCCACCAACTTACAGAAGTGATGCCAGAGCTCCATCACTTGTCAGTGGTTGGTTCAGGGTTAGATGTTGATATGATTCTACCCAATGCACGGGGTATCCACACACTGTTGTCACAAGGAGAAGGATGTCGAATAAGTGTGTCTAATCCTGATTTTTGGAAATCCAACTCCTTGAGAGCGTTAGACCTGCATGGTCTCTTGTCCGCTAGTGTTCCATTTAGTTGCCAAGATATGAAGCATCTCAGGTACCTTGATCTGTCAAGAAGTTGGATAACGTCGCTTCCGGAGGACTTTTTCATGATCTATAACCTGCAAACTCTGAGGCTCTCCGATTGTTTTTACCTAAAGCAACTTCCAGAAAACATGAGGTTTATGGAGAATTTAAGGCACATTTATATCGATGGCTGCTTCCGATTAGAAAACATGCCGTCAAATATGGGACAATTGCAGAACCTTCAAACACTGACAACTTACATAGTGGGCAATGGTGATGGGTATGGAATTGAAGAGATCAAGAGCATGGATCTCGGTGGGCGGCTTGAAATATATAATCTGAAGAACGTGAGGGACAAATCAAAAGCCGAGGCCGCAAATTTATCTCTAAAAACAAGAATGTCCAATATGTTGTTGTGTTGGGGTATGTTTAGGGATGACGAGGTAAATGCATACAATGCTGAGGAAGTGATGGAGGCTCTTAGAACCCCTATGTGTGTACAGACACTCAAGGTTTGGCGATACCCTGGCAGCATACTTCCAATTTGGTGGCCAGGTCAAACTCTTGCTAATCTGGTTAAACTAACCATCAAAGATTGCGCAAGATGTAAGAGGCTTCCTCCTGTGCAGTATTTTCCATCACTTGAGGTCCTACATCTTGAAGGAATGGACAGTCTCACACTTTTTTGCGACAATGTATCGATGGACAACATTGAGGTCAGCTATTATCGATTCTTCTGGAGGTTGAAGAGTCTTATCCTGTGTGATATGCCAAGCTTGGAAAAGTGGCAAGAAGATGAGGTGATAGAAGTATTCACAATTCCAGTGCTTGAAGAAATGAAATTGATCAACTGTCCAAAGTTGGTGACAATTCCAAATGTTCCTATGCTCAGATGTTTTATTGTAGAAGGGCAAAACAAACAACAGTTATATTCTCTGGCACCATCGTCGTCCAAAAGTAAAGGTCCATCGTGCAGGTTAGATTAG